The sequence AATTGAAATTGGATTATCAAATTCTGTATCTAAAGAAATTCTTTGGCCATTTTGAAATGATGCAAACTCTTTATCAGAAACTATCACTAGTGGAATATTTGACAATGCACACCCACTTGCAACTGTAAGATCAGCTTTTTGACAAATCATTGCAATAGGGGCTGTATTATTTGATTTAATTGAATAGATTGTATACGCACCTACACTACTACCTACTCCTGATGGAAACACTAGAATTGAATTTTTAATTGATTTATTAAATAATTCATGATTTTTATCACTAATAATTCCTGTATTCTTATCTACTGTTCCTAAAAAATTAATTGGCATATTTGATTTTACTACGATTCCTTCAGCTTTACCTTTAACAAGAATTTTCAATTCGTTTCATCTTCAATTATTTGTGACAGTGATTTTAGATTTACATCTACACCATTTGAATTTTTTAGATAAAACGCTCCTTTGATACTATTTGTAGTTACAGCATCTATATCATTTTTGGTAATAAGTGGAGTTAAACATGTACAACAATCCGAAAGAATTTCACATCCTGCACGTTCTAATTCATTTGTATATCCTATCTTTCTTGCTTGCTCCTTGACAGTTCTTGGACAGAAAATCATGCATCTTTTTGTAAAGGATCTACCTTTTAACTTACCAACAAGATCAGATATTTCTTCTAAACCTAATTGAGGACTACCCAATGTAATTAAATCGCCTTTTTCAGATGTGTTTAACTCATCATGAATATTTTGCATTTCCTTTTCATCAAAATCCACTTTTTCACAATTAGCATCTCCATCTCCAAAAAGAAACTTGGCGCAAGTTCCAGAAGTTCCCATTCCTCCACACATTGCTTTACACTGTCTTTTATCCATCTCTCCAAGACCTGAAATATTTACAGAAGTATCTCCAACTTTTCCCGCAAAAAATCCAAGCATACCATATGTTAACTCGTTTGGATTTTTTACTTTCATTCTTATAGTAATATTAGGAGTATCATCTTTTCGTAGTGAAGAGTATGGACTTTTTCCTGTAATTGCACTAGCAAGTGCACTAAATGCACTTTCTTTGTTTGTCTTAAGATTGTCATATGAGTTTGCATGAATTGCAGCATTACTTTCTGCAAACGCTACTTGAGTTCCTTCTTTTGGAATATCAAAAATTTCATATGGAATACACGAAAAGGAAGGAGTAACACCCATTGTTTCATAAGAATTTTTAATTGATAATTGTTTTGAAATGAAATTTTTATCTAAATTGTAATTTTCAACATTGTCAATATCAAATCCCATAGGGTTCAAAGTTGTTTTTACTTTAACCCTTGCATTCTTACTTATGCTTGAGAGAAATTCCTCACCTGCATCTCCAATTGTATTGTAGTTGACTCCTGATAGATGTGCCCACTCTATTGGTACTAGTTTTTCTGCATCAACTGCTTCCCCTGTAGCTACTAAAATTCTATATGCCATTTGCATAATTTCACCTTGTTCACCTTTTAGAGCAGACTCTTCCTCTCGAGTTAATTCCACACGACATATTGATTATTACAGATATAATACTTGTACGTAGAATATTGTATGAACATGGAAAAAATTCTTCAGGGAATGATATCTACTATGAATTCTGTAAAACCACCAAGAATGACTGCTTTGCGAGAATTACATGAGGCCGAAACAGGAAATTTTAGTATTTTGATTGGAACAATATTGTCTGCACGAACAAAGGACGAAACTACCACTAAAGCAGTAAAGATGCTATTTTCAAAGTACAAAACTCCAAAGGATCTAGCTAATGCCAAAGTAAAAGATATTGAAAAAATAATTAAATCCATCGGATTTTATCATGTGAAATCCAAAAGAATCATCGAAGTCTCAAAAATTATAGATTCAAAGTATAATGGAGTAGTTCCTGATAACCTTGATGAATTAATCCAACTTCCTGGAGTAGGAAGAAAAACAGCAAACTGCGTATTAGTATATGCATTTGACAAACCTGCAATTCCTGTTGATATTCATGTACATAGAATATCTAATAGATTGGGATTAGTAAATACAAAATCTCCTGAGGAAACAGAACTAGAATTAATGAAAAAAATTCCAAAAAAATACTGGATTAAAATTAATGATACTTTTGTAATGTATGGACAAAATATATGCAAACCTATTAATCCAATGTGTAGCGTTTGTAAAATTAAAAAAAATTGTAGGTACTATAAAGAGAATAATATTTAAAAATAAAAGAAAAAGATTGGGTTTTAAAAATTCAATCTTATCCTACAGTGATTGTCCATTTTACAGACAAGCTATCTCCACTTGACACAGTAATTCCTGTATCAGAGTTTAGATCTTGTACTGAAAACATGCTAGCTGTTCCTAGGGATGAACATGCTCCATTTCCAGCTATTGCTGCATTAGGTCCATTAAAGATACCTGATTGCATAATTGGACCTGTTGCATTACCAGCACCAAAATTAAATGGTGCACTGCTTGTATCTAAGGTTACAATTGTTCCAGTTCCAGTAACTGCTGGTGTAAAACTAGGTACAACTCTTTTTCTTGCCATTTCGCCATCAACTGTAGTACTTGCACAACTACCTGCAGAAGTTGTTTCAAGTGCAGTTAATGTATTAACTGGTAAACCAGTTTCAGTTCGGTTTCCAATAGCAATGAATTGGAATTCATTATTTCCTCCTGGACATACAGTACTGGTAGAGTTTTCAAATACATGACGAGCAACACAATCTTTACCTCCAATTACTACGATATTATCGCCTTGAAGATACTGTTTGATTGCGCCTGATTCATCTAGCACTTTGTACTCAACATGACCTAACATGTCAAAACCTGCTTGTGTTTGTGGAGCAGCTGAAACCATCATTGAGGTTGCAGATACGCCACTTAGACTAATTGCTCCCAGGCCTATTCCGAATATGCCTGCAAACAACACGATCGTTTTTAATCTATTCATTAAGGTACCATGTGTTTAACTATATTATTAGTTGCTTGGCAAAAAATGCTCACTAGATGATCCAATTTGGTATATTTACGGTGTTTTGAGACCAATAGATTCAGATAACTCTATTGTGATATTTTTGCCAGTTTGAGGTACTTCAATAGGTTCTATTTCTTTATCATCTTCTGTTATTTGCTCATTATTGTTTGTTGATGATACTGTGATCCCAATACCAATTATGACAATTCCAACAATAATTCCAATGATGACAGATTTATTCACAAAAACATTATTTCATACATGTCTATAAACATGCCTAAAAATATAGCTTGATTTTTTATATTTCTTCGTAATTAATTCAGCAATGAAGTTTAACAAATTATTTTATTTTTTGATTATGTCATTGATAGTTTTACCAATTCTTCAAATCTATGCATCTACTGATCCAATACTTATTACATATTCTTCAAATATACAAAATGTAGTCTTTGATGGTAAATGGACAAACCAAATAGAGTGGAAGGCATCAAGTGATAACATGTTTTCATATGATAATGATGAAACAGTAATACATTTACGAACTGCTCATCATGAAAATTTTATCTATGTGTTTGTTGATCCAATCACTGATCATACCTTAGATTATAAAATGGATAAATCTATAATTTGTTTTGATGGAAAAAATAATAAAAATATGGTTCCAGATAAAGATGATTATTGTTTTTCAGTTCTACTTGGAGAAAAACAAGGAAAAATTCAACAAGGTCTTGATGATTCAAAATATAAAGTTACAAATAATTCTGAATTTATTGCAATAAGCTCTGTTTCAGATGAGAATGATCGATATACAAAGATTCCACATCCAAGCTATGAATTTAAAATTCCAATTGAATTACTAAATCGTTCTGATAACTATGGATTCTACCTTTCAGTTTATGATGCAAGTTTGGATAAATATTATTCATGGCCTAAAAATTCAACACAACAAAATTCATCAGATATTCCACTTCCATCGCAGTGGGGTGATATTGTCTCCCCTGACAAATCGCTTCCAGAATTGAATCTACCAATTCTAATATTTACTGCATCAATTTTTACAATTATTCTAATACAACTAAAAATCAAGACTAGAATTTTTGATTCTTTCAAATTTTGACATATTCAATGTCTACTTATTTTTTTAAATAATTAATTATTTGATTAAAATAAAATAAAAAGTGACAATCGTCTTTCCAAACTTCTAATATGTAGAAGTTGAAGATTGAGACGATAGTCCAGTTGAAGTTGGTACAGATGGGAATTTGTCTCCAATCTGTTGCTCTGCTACTGCAGATGCTTCTTGAAGGATTCTTTCGGTTTCCTCACTTGAAGCGCCAGTCTCCATGCTAAATGAGTCTCCTGCCAAGGAGTCCATCATTAGACCATTGAGTGTCTGTGTCATGGAATTCAATTCTGAGTCTGCTTCAGGCATGAATCTTCCTAGTGATGACTTCAATCCCTTCATTGTTGACATCGCTGGGCCGATTGCTACCATAGCATCGCCTAGATCATGAATAGTTGTCAGTCTTAATTGGACTTGTTCCAATGACATTCTTGCATTGCCGAGCATCTTTGTAACCTTACGAATTTCAGCTAATTCGTTTGACAAAACTCTGCTTGTACTGGTATCATGTTGCTGCATTGCAGTCACGACTCTTTGGAAGAGTTGCGCGTCTCTTTCACGGAGTTTTCCAAGCATCGAGTCCATTTTTGATATCTGGACTTGTAGTTTGTTTACTGCCGTTTGGATTCGTGGTTTTAATGCACCTTGAGGTTTTATAGTCTCACGGAGTTTATCGGTTACACCTGGTGTCTCTTGTCGAGCCCAAGTTTTATCGAAGTTTGGCATGTCAGGTGATTTAGAAGTTAGCTCTTAATGGACAGAGTAAATTTAGATAAACATTAGAGTAAATTTAGCTAACAAACTAATTCTAGGTAAAGATTTAACAAATTATGGTTAGAATTGTAGTTTTTGATTCTGGATTAGGCTCGTTATCAATAATTACTGCAATACAAAAAATCTGTAAATCAGAGATTATCTACTTTGCAGACCAGAAAAATTTTCCTTATGGGAAAAAATCTAAAAAAGAATTAGAATTGATAATTAAAAAAACTTTGAATCTCTTAGAAGAAAAATTTTTCCCAGATCTAATTGTAATGGCATCAAATACACCAAGTTTAATGGTAAAAACTAAAAATAAAAAAATAATCAAAGTATATCCTCCTCTTAGAGAAGCTATGAATCTTTCTAAGACAAAAAATATTGCACTATTCGGAACAAAAACTGTTGTTGCAAGTAAGAGCTTATCAATTTATATAAAAAAATTTAATTTTCCTAAAGATAGTAAAATTTACAAAATAAATTCTTCATTGCTTGTTAATCTTGTAGAATCAAATAAATTTATCACAAATAAATCAATTAGTAGAAAAATCATCAAAAAAACTCTTAATAACATTTTAAAAAACAAAATAGATGTAGCTACTTTATCAAGCACTCACTTATCTTTTTTAAAACCATTGTTAGAGTTGGAATTTCCAAAAGTAACGTTTGTTGATCCTTCCGATATAGTAGCACATAAAGTACTTGTAAATATTAAAAACAATAACTCCAAGAAAAATACAATTAAGATTTTTACATCTGGAAATGTAAAACAATTCCAAAATAATTTAATTAAACTTGGGATAAGGAATAAAGTTAATTTTTTGTCTACTTGACTTTAGCCTTTCTATATCCGTGACTAAACTTTTTATCATATAATTTTGAATACTCGTAGGTTTTAGGATCAATTACATCGCTAATAATTACAATTGCTGTTCTTGTTATTTTTTCATCTCTTACTTTTTTTACAATATCCTCAAGTGTTCCTTTGATAATTTTTTGATCATCCCAACTTGCTCTATAAATTACAGCAACAGGCGTTGATTTTTTATATCCGCCTGCAATTGATTCTTTTACAATATTTGAAAGCAAATGAACACTAAGATAAAAAATCAAAGTTGCTTTGTGTTTTGCAAGCTCTGAAATTTTTTCTCGTTTTGGAACTTTTGTTCTAGACTCTGCTCTTGTAACAATAATTGTTTGAGTTACTCCTGGAAGTGTTAATTGCGTTCCAAGTGCAGCAGCTGATGCTAAAAATGCAGTAATGCCTGGAATGACTATTGACTCAATTCCTTTTTGTTCTAAATTATCTATTTGTTCCTTGATTGCTCCATAAATTGATGGATCACCATCATGTAATCTGACAACTAGCTTGTTGTTCTTTGAGTTATTGTAAAGTAGATCAAAAATTTCTTCTCTTACTAACCCAGATGCATCATGTAATTTGCCTTTTTTACATAATTTAAGAATTGGAGGAGGAATTAGTGAACCAGAATAAACTACAATGTCTGCTTTTTGAATTAATTTTTTGGCTTTAACAGTTATTAATTCTGGATCTCCTGGACCGCATCCAACAAAATATACCCTAGACACGTTTTACCACCAAAATCGAAAAATATTTTGTAGTTAATGTTCCATCATTAACTTCACCCAATGTTAATTTTCTAATAATTTCGTTTTCTGTTCCTAGATCTTGTCCAATTGCAAAAATAGAATTATCTGGAAAACCAGATTCTTTTAACAAATCAATCACTTTGTCAAAATATCTTCCATCTTTTAAAAAAACCATTGTTTCAGAATTTTTTGCAATTTCTTTTACTGTACTTAAATCATAACATGATGGAATAATTGCAACTTTTTCTGAACCCTCTGCAATACTTATTCCAACTTTTGCAGCAAATGTAAACATAGAAACAATTCCAGGAATGACACTGATTTTTATTTCTGGATGATTCAATTCAATATCTTTATGCATGTAAATCCAAGTGCTGTATAGATATGGATCTCCAATTGTAAGATAAACAACATTTTTTCCTGTTAAAACTTTTTCTGCCATGATCTTTGCATTTTTTTTCCAAGTTGCTTCAAGCACATCTTTATCTTTAGTCATTGGAAAGATCAATTTTACTATCTCTTGGTTTTTTGATTTATCAATTAATGATGATACTATAGATAATGCTATGCTTGGTCTATCTTCACCTGATGCAGGACACATTATAGTGTCGGCATTTTGAATTGCTTTAGCTGCCTTTACCGTAAGCAGTTCAGGATCTCCAGGACCTACTCCTATTCCAATTAATTCAGGCATAAAAATTCTAGTTTTATCCCCAATTAAAAATCTAGATTAAACTTTAGTTGCAGAAATTATTGTAACTGGATTTCTAGCAAGCATCATTGTACCTGTTGAGGTCTTTCTACTCTTAGAAATAGTTATTTGAGTCAAATCTATTGAATTAAATTTTAACTTCTCAATAATTTGTAAGACTGAATACAATGTCTCTATTAATATTACTCCAATTACTATTCTTCCACCAGATTTTAGTTTGTCTTGACATATCTTTACGATATCTTCTGTATCTCCACCAGTTCCTCCTATGAATATTGCATCAGCTTGTTCTAATTCAATGATCTTTTCTTTTGCATTTCCAAGAATTACAGAAATATTTGTTAATCCAAACTTTTCAACATTTCTTTTTGTTAATTCAATTGCACTAGGATCATAATCTATTGCAATTACTTTTCCTGATTCAATTTGAATAGCTGCTTCAATTGATATAGAGCCACTCCCACATCCAATATCATATACAGTATATCCAGGACAAAGTCTTGCCTTACTAATTTGTACAACTCTTACCTCTTCTTTTGTAATAGGTACATTTTCTGTACGCTCAAAGAATTCATCTGGAATTCCAGGTGTTTTATAATTCCACATAAACCAAACCTAGCATTTTTTATGAAATTGGAATAATGCCTGTTGTAACACTGCCAGCATGTACAATAGTATATGTCAGAATCCAAACAAATAGGTATAAGAAAATATAACTTCCTATTCCCTGTGTTACAATTTTTTTTCTATCAGATGATGGTAATTGCATGTTCATTGACTTTGCAATAAATATAGTTACAATAAACACGATGATCATAAATGCAATTGATGCCCATCTTCTCTCTTCTCCTTGAATATCTTCAAAGATAAAAGTTGCAATAGTACCAGCAATTACTGCACAAGCAACTCTTAACCAAAATAATCTGTTTAATTTCTTGTCTTTTTCACTTTTTTCTTCTTGATTTATGGTAGGTTCTGATGCTGAAGCATCATTTGATTCTGTCTCTGGGATCTTGTTATTTTCCTCATTAGTTGACTCTTTTTTAGAGTCTTTAGGATCAGGGGTTGGTGCAGATTTCTTTTTTTTAAATTTTGCCAAGTAAATTTCTAGGTTGACTTCATTAAGCCTTGTTTAAAATCTTTGGTCATAAAACGAGCATAAAAGAGAGTAAGAGTATAATTTCAGATATTGAATAGATTATTGTGACTCTTGCAGGAATAGAACTTCGGTATTTAGTAAATCAAATCTCAGACGCAACACAGGACTACTATGTCAGTAACATCTATGGTGTAACAAAAGATAGTATATTGTTCAAACTTCATCATACTGAAAAACCAGATCTTTTTATGATGTTATCTACATCTGGTGTTTGGCTAACCACTGTTAAAATTGATCAGATGGAACCAAATAGATTGCTAAAACGATTACGAAGTGATCTTTTACGATTAAAAATAAAAAAAATAGAACAAATAGCATCAGAACGAATTGCCTATTTTACATTTGCAGGATTTGATAAGGAATATGTAATCGTAGCAGAATTTTTTGGCGAAGGAAATATCTTACTATGTAACAATGAAATGAAAATACTTGCATTACAACATTCTATTGATGTAAGACATAGAAAGCTTGGT comes from Nitrosarchaeum sp. and encodes:
- the cobI gene encoding precorrin-2 C(20)-methyltransferase gives rise to the protein MPELIGIGVGPGDPELLTVKAAKAIQNADTIMCPASGEDRPSIALSIVSSLIDKSKNQEIVKLIFPMTKDKDVLEATWKKNAKIMAEKVLTGKNVVYLTIGDPYLYSTWIYMHKDIELNHPEIKISVIPGIVSMFTFAAKVGISIAEGSEKVAIIPSCYDLSTVKEIAKNSETMVFLKDGRYFDKVIDLLKESGFPDNSIFAIGQDLGTENEIIRKLTLGEVNDGTLTTKYFSILVVKRV
- the cbiT gene encoding precorrin-6Y C5,15-methyltransferase (decarboxylating) subunit CbiT; the protein is MWNYKTPGIPDEFFERTENVPITKEEVRVVQISKARLCPGYTVYDIGCGSGSISIEAAIQIESGKVIAIDYDPSAIELTKRNVEKFGLTNISVILGNAKEKIIELEQADAIFIGGTGGDTEDIVKICQDKLKSGGRIVIGVILIETLYSVLQIIEKLKFNSIDLTQITISKSRKTSTGTMMLARNPVTIISATKV
- the cobM gene encoding precorrin-4 C(11)-methyltransferase; this encodes MSRVYFVGCGPGDPELITVKAKKLIQKADIVVYSGSLIPPPILKLCKKGKLHDASGLVREEIFDLLYNNSKNNKLVVRLHDGDPSIYGAIKEQIDNLEQKGIESIVIPGITAFLASAAALGTQLTLPGVTQTIIVTRAESRTKVPKREKISELAKHKATLIFYLSVHLLSNIVKESIAGGYKKSTPVAVIYRASWDDQKIIKGTLEDIVKKVRDEKITRTAIVIISDVIDPKTYEYSKLYDKKFSHGYRKAKVK
- a CDS encoding aconitase X catalytic domain-containing protein, with translation MELTREEESALKGEQGEIMQMAYRILVATGEAVDAEKLVPIEWAHLSGVNYNTIGDAGEEFLSSISKNARVKVKTTLNPMGFDIDNVENYNLDKNFISKQLSIKNSYETMGVTPSFSCIPYEIFDIPKEGTQVAFAESNAAIHANSYDNLKTNKESAFSALASAITGKSPYSSLRKDDTPNITIRMKVKNPNELTYGMLGFFAGKVGDTSVNISGLGEMDKRQCKAMCGGMGTSGTCAKFLFGDGDANCEKVDFDEKEMQNIHDELNTSEKGDLITLGSPQLGLEEISDLVGKLKGRSFTKRCMIFCPRTVKEQARKIGYTNELERAGCEILSDCCTCLTPLITKNDIDAVTTNSIKGAFYLKNSNGVDVNLKSLSQIIEDETN
- a CDS encoding DUF126 domain-containing protein — protein: MKILVKGKAEGIVVKSNMPINFLGTVDKNTGIISDKNHELFNKSIKNSILVFPSGVGSSVGAYTIYSIKSNNTAPIAMICQKADLTVASGCALSNIPLVIVSDKEFASFQNGQRISLDTEFDNPISIIQ
- the nth gene encoding endonuclease III; translation: MNMEKILQGMISTMNSVKPPRMTALRELHEAETGNFSILIGTILSARTKDETTTKAVKMLFSKYKTPKDLANAKVKDIEKIIKSIGFYHVKSKRIIEVSKIIDSKYNGVVPDNLDELIQLPGVGRKTANCVLVYAFDKPAIPVDIHVHRISNRLGLVNTKSPEETELELMKKIPKKYWIKINDTFVMYGQNICKPINPMCSVCKIKKNCRYYKENNI
- a CDS encoding glutamate racemase, whose amino-acid sequence is MVRIVVFDSGLGSLSIITAIQKICKSEIIYFADQKNFPYGKKSKKELELIIKKTLNLLEEKFFPDLIVMASNTPSLMVKTKNKKIIKVYPPLREAMNLSKTKNIALFGTKTVVASKSLSIYIKKFNFPKDSKIYKINSSLLVNLVESNKFITNKSISRKIIKKTLNNILKNKIDVATLSSTHLSFLKPLLELEFPKVTFVDPSDIVAHKVLVNIKNNNSKKNTIKIFTSGNVKQFQNNLIKLGIRNKVNFLST
- a CDS encoding Snf7 family protein, whose amino-acid sequence is MPNFDKTWARQETPGVTDKLRETIKPQGALKPRIQTAVNKLQVQISKMDSMLGKLRERDAQLFQRVVTAMQQHDTSTSRVLSNELAEIRKVTKMLGNARMSLEQVQLRLTTIHDLGDAMVAIGPAMSTMKGLKSSLGRFMPEADSELNSMTQTLNGLMMDSLAGDSFSMETGASSEETERILQEASAVAEQQIGDKFPSVPTSTGLSSQSSTSTY